In Afipia sp. GAS231, a single window of DNA contains:
- a CDS encoding GNAT family N-acetyltransferase: protein MASSEITLEAVPAASNIKAEEWDACANPRPDPNAIENLDTLASPGAPGCSTAGSRSGYNPFVSHAFFAATEASGSACARTGWGPRHLLARLDGAIVGVVPCYLKSHSQGEYVFDRGWADAYERAGGRYYPKLQASVPFTPATGPRLLIRSGVDREQIGSALASGLMALCNATNASSVHVTFAPETEAKFLGEHGFLQRNDQQFHWHNEGYKTFDDFLATLNSRHRKAIKRERREALASDITIHRLTGADITEDAWDAFFAFYMETGSRKWGRPYLTRSFFSLIGESMSRDVLLVMAKRNGRWIAGAINFIGSDTLFGRNWGAVEHHPFLHFEVCYYQAIEFAIERGLKTVEAGAQGEHKLARGYLPQTTYSAHYIADPDLRRAIADYLKRERAYVAEVGRELTEAGPFRKAVDEA from the coding sequence ATGGCGTCATCTGAAATCACCCTCGAAGCCGTCCCCGCCGCCAGCAACATCAAGGCTGAGGAGTGGGACGCCTGCGCCAACCCGCGGCCTGACCCCAACGCCATCGAAAATCTCGACACGCTCGCCTCACCCGGCGCACCAGGCTGCTCGACCGCCGGCTCAAGGTCCGGCTATAACCCCTTCGTTTCCCACGCCTTTTTCGCGGCCACCGAAGCCTCCGGCTCGGCCTGCGCGCGCACCGGCTGGGGTCCGCGACATCTCTTGGCCCGGCTCGACGGCGCCATCGTCGGCGTCGTGCCCTGCTATCTGAAATCGCACTCGCAAGGAGAATATGTCTTCGACCGCGGCTGGGCCGATGCCTATGAGCGCGCCGGCGGCCGCTATTATCCGAAACTGCAGGCGTCCGTGCCGTTCACACCGGCCACCGGGCCACGGCTCCTGATCCGCAGCGGCGTCGACCGCGAGCAGATCGGCTCGGCGCTGGCGAGCGGACTGATGGCGCTCTGCAACGCCACCAACGCTTCCTCCGTCCACGTCACCTTTGCGCCCGAAACCGAAGCGAAGTTTCTCGGCGAGCACGGTTTCCTGCAAAGGAACGACCAGCAGTTCCACTGGCACAACGAGGGCTACAAGACGTTTGACGATTTCCTCGCCACACTCAATTCGCGCCACCGCAAGGCGATCAAGCGCGAACGACGCGAGGCGCTGGCCTCCGACATCACCATCCACCGGCTGACCGGAGCCGATATCACCGAGGATGCGTGGGACGCGTTCTTCGCATTCTACATGGAGACCGGTTCGCGCAAATGGGGCCGGCCGTATCTCACCCGCAGCTTCTTCTCGCTGATCGGCGAGAGCATGAGCCGGGACGTGCTGCTGGTGATGGCCAAACGCAACGGCCGCTGGATTGCCGGCGCCATCAATTTCATCGGCTCCGATACGCTGTTCGGCCGCAACTGGGGCGCGGTCGAGCACCACCCGTTCCTGCATTTCGAAGTCTGCTATTATCAGGCCATCGAGTTTGCGATCGAACGCGGCCTGAAAACGGTGGAAGCCGGCGCGCAAGGCGAGCACAAGCTGGCGCGCGGCTACCTGCCGCAAACCACCTACTCCGCGCATTACATCGCCGACCCCGACCTGCGGCGGGCGATCGCGGATTACCTCAAGCGCG